TGATCGCTTCCTTGCGATTAGATAGGCTTCTATTTTTTGCTTTCGGCACGGCAGTCAGAttaattgaaactagccaaTTGTGTAGGACTATGTTTATAgagtccaagtgtgtgcacaattcACACTGTCTATTACTTACCTTATTCTTATAGCCCAGTGGGATGACTAATCCGAAATGAACAGAGAGATTAAGCACAGGACCGACGGTTAACGTGCTCCTCACTGTGACCTCCACTTTCTAATTTCGGGCAAATCACGAAGCATTTCTTTACAATAAAGActcagaaatatatatttagtccCTCTTGGGACTCGAACCCGAAACCTTTGAATGggagtcgcatacactaccgacctcACCACAAAGGCAGTCTAAATGCCAAaacctatttttaaatatttcaaaagcaaCTCAAACGGCACAAATTGAATGCCTCTCATGAAACTGGTGAACTTTAAACTAAAGATAATCCGTATTGAGAAAAATTCTCACGAAAGTGATTTTCTTCACAATCCTTGAGTAAACAGGGTAAATGCGAGAATATTGAGCCATTACTCAATCGGTTATAGATTtaagagaaatattttaaaacctataATGAAGGCACGTTTTGGCGCCACGTGTAGAGTTGGCTGTGAGCGAAGTGGGAATGATATGTTTCTgcaatttaaatctatttttgcCTTAGCTAAAAGCTTCTTAGAATGGTCAGGTGACAAATTCCGAGTAAGGGCGGCCGGCAGATGACATTATCATCGTACACCCATTAacctatactaatactaatattataaagctgaagagtttgtttgtttgattgtttgtttgtttgtttgaacgcgccaatcccaggagctactggtccgatttggaaggttctttcagtgttagataattcatttatcgaggaaggctataggttatataacatcacgctacagccattaggagcggagtagcaacgaaaaatgttacaaaaacggggaaaattatgacccatttatatttctctcttcggtgacgcaagcgaagctgcgcgggtcagctagtgtataagataatatataaagatataaagtGATAAAAGCACGGACTAACgaaaaaaagtaagttaattCTTATATACAATAACGATCGAATTAAAAATTTGCAAAAACGGATGGCTAAGGAGAATTAATCGTTTGCATCAAATGTTCaatagacagacaaacaaacggACACCTACTTAGAATAACAGTAAGAACATCAAAAAATTCTTTACAACAAATATGCAATGTCAAATACACCAGCGATAAAAAAGTGAAACATTACTTACAAATTCTTGCAAAACAGTATTTaacaacaaacattttgaaataacaatCATTTTTTACTTGAAACATGTTGAAGGTTGTCTTATTAGTACTGTTGTTAAAGCACTGTAGTTGCTTCGTAATAAGTAATGTGACTGATACAAGGTGGGCTCAATGTAGGCCGATGAATAGCGGCCCAGTTCCAGACTTTTACGATTGGAGTGATCCTTATAAAATAACGCCCGTCAAAAATCAAGGGCGATGTCAAGCTTGCTGGGCTTTTACTGTAATAGGTAACTTATTCTTCTTACCGTATGgttagtcaacctagtgtcaaaattgtcgctcgaaggcctttgacgaggcttaacgactgccatcttaattgacaacaaccgtacctcgattctttatcactatcgactaccgacaaccggctagctatcgatattttgacatttagaatgtactgccaaaatgtttcctacgacacccgtcagaggcgcttatcagattttcatacaatatttctcaatgacagttcggttgtcggtagtcgataatagtggAGAATTGAGGCACCGTGACCGAGTTTTTAGttgcattttaaattgcaactgatagaaatataaatcaaaCTAAGAACATTTGTGTCATACAAACAcctacgcctttttcccataggggtgaGCAAAAACCAAAAACGCCACTTGCACCATTCCTTCACCGTTTTCTTACTACATTACTTACTTTATTTCGCAAAATTAACTGCAAaattcatgaaattttgcactGCGTGTAAaaaccaaaacatttttgtgCTTCTCAATAGTACAATGAactaaagtattttcttttctttttagcAAACATCGAAAGTCAAATAAGCATACGATTGAAGAAAACATTGATTCTATCAGAGCAGTTCCTTATAGACTGTGATAGAGCTAGGACTGGGTGCCAGGCTGGGTCTATACTGAAAACTTTTGCGTAAGTATATAGTACTAGCTTCTGTCCGCGACTTCGTTTTTTGccgataaaaagtagcctatgtcctttctcgggtatcaaaatatctccataccaaatttcatgcaaattggttcagtagtttaggcgtgttTGAgttacaaacagacagacagagttactttcgcacttataatattagtatagatagtatggattatattatattatttaaaggcGGGTATGGATGGGTCTCAAATAGgttcgtatgatgagaaagttggtggtgggaatatTAGAACGGCTTAACTTAACTAgccaatatataaaaattatgaaaaaaaaagtataaaatcgggggctttttttaatttatagttattatgttACAGGAACATTGTAAGTGATTTCGGCGGTGTTCTTTTGGAGCAACAGTATCCTTACGTAGGTTTTCAGCGGCAATGTCAAGTGCCTTTACCACCTAAGAATCCGGTACCCGTGATTGGTTTCCAAAGAATCCCAGGTGATGAAAACATCATGGCTGAATACGTTTTTAGATGTGGACCATTGTCAGTTggtaagtatttattgtttatcttCTATCATAAATGAGATCGCGTaataatctatctatataatattaaaatgaaacccgttttccttggtcacggcatcacgcgtgaatggctggatcgatttcactaattatttttgtgttgcaTTTGTTATTATGAGGAGAAGGTTCTTAGAGAAAATCATGCCAAggaaatctctcagaaataatgaaaaatagtcatttaattttgcatattttaaaaaacacgCGTAACGAATGTCAATGTCATTAACAGCCATAGACCATATTGAAAAAGAATCGTTTGTTTGGAAACGTGGTTACtaaggcggtacgaagttcgccgggtcagctagtaataaataaaaactcattaatgtcccactgctgggcaagagtatcccaaaatgagggagggattaggccttgaatccaccacgctggccaagtgcgggactCTGcctaccttcaagaactgtcagacatgcaaggttgcgcATCACTAggtatgttttccttcaccatggAAGTAGTGATATTACttcaaatacacacataacttcgaaaagtcattggtgtgttgccttgggtttaaacctgcaaccacttgcgtggaagttATCAACTTATACGACTAGACTATCACTtcgatctatactaatattgtaaagctgaagagtttgtttgaacgcactaatctcaaaaactactggtccgatttgtaaaattatttcagtgttagataatccatttatcgaggacggCTATTGGTaatatatcatcaggctacggccaataggagcacagaagcaataaaaaatgttacaaaaacggtaaaATATTTGCtggtatttattatataaacttaatctttgttccaaactttgtcggagtcgacttccagtctcaccggatgcagctgaatatcagtgttttacatggagccacAGCTTATCTGACCACCACAACCCAGTAACcttggttataacacgatacctttcggtaaaactggttgtcagactttcaagcttctgactactgttaacgattgtcaaagagtctttaaaaattacagcctggacccacaatttaacgtgccttccgaaacacgcaggaactcgatatgtataagatggtcacccatccacagaacaacctcggcaagcgtggcttaacctcagagatcgatccgtgtggctgttgttaactaagtcaCCAGCTATCAGAGTaccaaactttaataaaatcctTTGAGAAGTCCTTGTAACAGGGTAACACACATAACTACAGACATCCATTCTCACTTTCGCATTTAGAGGTATAATACTGGGAGGAGGTATGACAAATATTTCTTTCGTTTCAGCGATAAACTCTGCAGCTATGGAGAGATACAAAGGTAATGTCATCGACGAACCAACTCACGAGACATGTGATCCTACACGACTGAACCACGCTGTATTAATAGTCGGATATAATGCCTATcgtacgtatattattatcacgccTCTAGTAATGTCTTCTTCGACTACGGCAGCCAGTTTCATTGCAAGCAGccaactgtacctcgattctctaccactatcgactaccgtcaaccgacctgtaatcgagaaattttgtatgaaaatctgatcagcgcctctgacgggcgtcgtaggaaatattttggcagtacattcttaatgtcaaaatgtcgatagcgagccggttgtcggtagtcgatagtggcagagaatcgaggtacagatcagaggggctatcacgtatttcactTGACA
This DNA window, taken from Anticarsia gemmatalis isolate Benzon Research Colony breed Stoneville strain chromosome 11, ilAntGemm2 primary, whole genome shotgun sequence, encodes the following:
- the LOC142976741 gene encoding cysteine proteinase 1-like, translated to MLKVVLLVLLLKHCSCFVISNVTDTRWAQCRPMNSGPVPDFYDWSDPYKITPVKNQGRCQACWAFTVIANIESQISIRLKKTLILSEQFLIDCDRARTGCQAGSILKTFANIVSDFGGVLLEQQYPYVGFQRQCQVPLPPKNPVPVIGFQRIPGDENIMAEYVFRCGPLSVAINSAAMERYKGNVIDEPTHETCDPTRLNHAVLIVGYNAYQYENGSRVPYWVIKNSWGTDWGNNGYYFLVRGRNACGIASDVSMAFIDHNI